One window of the Shimwellia blattae DSM 4481 = NBRC 105725 genome contains the following:
- the hcp gene encoding type VI secretion system effector Hcp, whose amino-acid sequence MAIPVYLWLKDDGGADIKGSVDVQDRDGSIEVVAQEHNLYIPTDNNTGKLTGTRIHTPFLFTKEIDSSSPYLYKAVTTGQTLKSAEFRWYKINDAGQEVEYFNTRLENVKVVKVNPVMHDIKDPSYEKHNHLEQIELRYEKITWTYKDGNIIHSDSWNERATA is encoded by the coding sequence ATGGCAATTCCTGTTTATCTCTGGCTGAAAGACGACGGCGGCGCGGACATCAAAGGGTCTGTCGACGTTCAGGATCGTGACGGCAGCATCGAAGTGGTGGCGCAGGAGCATAACCTGTACATCCCGACCGACAACAACACCGGCAAGCTGACCGGTACCCGTATTCATACCCCGTTCCTGTTTACCAAGGAAATCGACTCCTCCAGTCCGTATCTGTACAAGGCGGTGACCACCGGCCAGACCCTGAAGTCTGCGGAATTCAGGTGGTACAAAATCAACGATGCGGGCCAGGAAGTGGAGTATTTCAACACCAGGCTCGAAAACGTGAAAGTGGTGAAAGTGAACCCGGTGATGCACGACATCAAGGATCCGTCCTACGAGAAGCACAATCACCTCGAACAGATTGAGCTGCGTTACGAAAAAATCACCTGGACCTATAAAGACGGCAACATTATTCATTCCGATTCCTGGAACGAACGCGCCACCGCCTGA
- a CDS encoding type VI secretion system Vgr family protein yields MMESITSLAQKKIDEALGLSRYRVDVHECPHFLDVLRFRASERLSQPWCYDVTFTCAASIASNEVMLKPASFTFQAPLFDGTPAAPVRTVYGVVDTFRRISVSGDEITYALRLVPRIALMQHTERCAVYLNQSVPEVVEQILCSHGLEGAAFEFRLSQTYPVRELITQWSETDLAFVQRLLAEVGIFWRFEMDSRIEQDVVIFQDSQMQYQFGVKLPIIPPSRASDSGQESTWDIRPTDRVVTGSVATRDYNYRDALAPQDSSVTVRQEGGATIGEVYHYAEPFLSQGDAATPESGAWYARLRHERYLNAQQTVTGRASSPVLAPGEVLEPQGRGLPESLKDGIVITGIYTSGARDKGFQLRFTGIPYSETVCYRPGLLNRPVMAGSLPARVESDEKHDTYAYLDNQGRYRVRLDFDRNSTEQGYAYLWLRMAKPYAGDTYGFHSPLLDGTEVSVMFDGGDPDRPYIADARHDSEHPDHVTRDNHTRNIWRTAGDNKFRLEDKRQEEHFKLATPFGKTQLNGGHIVDSEREPRGTGFELRTDEFGVLRAGRGMFLTADAQPAAQGKTLDMAPATERLHQSAAEMKRLNLLAQQAQALTCDLESQNRLLEKRLRDLQSAALLGSAPQGIAFTSGEHLQMTGRQNTILNAGQHLDMGAMKNITLAASESVGLFAHQAGAKLIANQGDVEVRAEASSMEMTSALLFTISSNKDELLISAPKLRLNGGGSSITLDKGGILEETQGDYLVRSAHYRSPMAGGSMDITPPQFSQTSASVTPSRTRHIPSR; encoded by the coding sequence ATGATGGAGAGTATTACCAGTCTGGCACAGAAGAAAATCGATGAAGCGCTGGGGCTGTCCCGTTATCGTGTGGATGTCCATGAATGCCCGCATTTTCTCGACGTCCTGCGCTTTCGTGCCAGTGAAAGGCTGAGCCAGCCGTGGTGCTACGATGTCACCTTCACCTGTGCGGCGAGCATCGCCAGCAATGAGGTAATGCTGAAGCCGGCCTCTTTCACCTTCCAGGCACCATTGTTTGATGGTACGCCAGCTGCGCCGGTGCGCACGGTGTATGGCGTGGTGGATACATTCCGTCGGATCTCTGTGTCGGGGGATGAAATCACCTATGCCCTGCGACTCGTGCCGCGTATCGCCCTGATGCAGCACACCGAGCGCTGCGCGGTATATCTCAATCAGTCCGTGCCGGAAGTGGTAGAGCAGATACTGTGCTCCCACGGGCTGGAAGGGGCGGCTTTTGAATTTCGTCTGTCGCAGACCTACCCGGTCCGCGAGCTCATTACCCAGTGGAGTGAGACAGATCTGGCCTTTGTTCAGCGCCTGCTGGCTGAGGTGGGCATCTTCTGGCGCTTTGAAATGGACAGCCGCATTGAACAGGATGTGGTGATTTTTCAGGATAGCCAGATGCAGTATCAGTTCGGCGTGAAGCTGCCCATTATTCCGCCGTCACGCGCCAGCGATAGCGGCCAGGAGAGCACCTGGGATATTCGGCCAACAGACCGTGTGGTCACCGGTAGTGTGGCTACCCGCGATTATAACTATCGCGATGCGCTGGCCCCACAGGACAGTTCAGTGACGGTTCGCCAGGAGGGTGGGGCCACCATCGGTGAGGTGTATCACTACGCTGAGCCGTTCCTGAGCCAGGGGGATGCGGCAACTCCGGAGAGCGGTGCCTGGTATGCCCGCCTGCGTCATGAGCGCTACCTCAATGCTCAGCAGACCGTCACGGGGCGTGCGAGTAGCCCGGTTCTGGCCCCGGGTGAAGTGCTGGAGCCACAGGGCCGCGGACTGCCTGAGTCGCTGAAGGACGGCATCGTCATCACTGGTATTTACACTTCAGGCGCACGCGATAAGGGCTTCCAGTTGCGGTTCACGGGTATTCCTTACAGCGAAACGGTCTGCTACCGCCCTGGGTTGCTGAACCGCCCGGTGATGGCTGGCTCCCTGCCTGCCCGGGTGGAGAGCGATGAGAAGCATGACACTTATGCTTATCTCGACAACCAGGGGCGCTATCGCGTCCGGCTCGATTTTGACCGCAACAGCACTGAGCAGGGATATGCCTACCTCTGGCTGCGTATGGCAAAACCTTATGCCGGAGATACTTACGGTTTCCACTCCCCGCTGCTTGATGGCACCGAAGTCTCGGTGATGTTTGATGGCGGTGATCCTGACCGGCCATACATTGCCGACGCCCGGCACGATTCTGAACACCCTGACCACGTCACGCGTGATAACCATACGCGTAATATCTGGCGCACGGCCGGGGACAACAAATTCCGCCTGGAAGACAAGCGTCAGGAAGAGCATTTCAAGCTCGCGACACCTTTTGGCAAGACGCAACTCAACGGCGGCCACATCGTGGACAGTGAGCGTGAGCCACGCGGTACCGGATTTGAACTGCGTACCGATGAGTTCGGGGTGCTGCGCGCCGGACGGGGGATGTTCCTGACCGCCGATGCGCAGCCTGCGGCGCAGGGCAAAACGCTGGACATGGCGCCGGCGACTGAGCGCCTGCATCAGTCAGCGGCCGAAATGAAGCGGCTCAATCTGCTCGCGCAGCAGGCTCAGGCACTCACGTGCGACCTTGAAAGCCAGAACCGGCTGCTGGAAAAACGCCTGAGAGATCTTCAGTCTGCCGCCCTGCTGGGCAGTGCACCGCAGGGTATTGCGTTCACTTCGGGGGAGCACCTTCAGATGACCGGCAGGCAGAACACTATTCTGAATGCGGGTCAGCATCTGGATATGGGGGCAATGAAGAACATCACGCTGGCTGCCAGTGAGTCTGTCGGGCTGTTTGCCCACCAGGCCGGGGCAAAGCTGATTGCTAATCAGGGAGATGTTGAGGTCCGTGCAGAGGCGAGCTCAATGGAGATGACATCGGCGCTGCTGTTTACCATCAGCAGTAACAAGGATGAGCTGCTGATCAGTGCGCCTAAACTGCGGCTCAACGGCGGTGGATCCAGTATCACGCTGGATAAGGGCGGCATTCTGGAAGAAACCCAGGGTGATTACCTGGTCAGGTCTGCACATTACCGCTCACCGATGGCCGGTGGCAGCATGGATATCACGCCGCCGCAGTTCAGCCAGACGAGCGCCAGCGTGACGCCCTCCAGAACACGCCATATCCCTTCACGTTAA
- a CDS encoding lysozyme inhibitor LprI family protein: MMKKVIMLALTVSVLSSIAKADSPSERVNFERIKDAYSKADAELNFVYRQQIQEFKKEGAEFYGQSESRDIYLKKSQLAWVKMRDASCDYETYESKTGTAFSSIYKKCLLDKTNERIEYLKKYN; this comes from the coding sequence ATGATGAAGAAAGTTATCATGCTAGCACTCACTGTGTCTGTATTATCTTCAATTGCAAAAGCTGACTCTCCAAGTGAACGGGTTAATTTTGAGAGAATAAAAGATGCATATTCTAAAGCAGATGCTGAACTGAATTTTGTATATAGACAGCAAATTCAGGAGTTTAAGAAGGAGGGGGCGGAATTTTATGGGCAAAGTGAATCACGCGATATATATCTTAAGAAATCTCAATTGGCATGGGTAAAAATGCGTGACGCTAGCTGTGATTATGAAACTTATGAATCCAAAACAGGGACTGCATTCTCCAGTATATATAAAAAATGTCTTTTAGATAAAACAAATGAACGGATTGAATATCTCAAAAAATACAACTGA
- a CDS encoding IS3 family transposase (programmed frameshift): MKKSRFTDSQIIAILKQAEAGTPVAELCREHGMSNASFYKWRSRFGGMDASMMARLKELEDENRRLKKMYAEERLKAEIIQEAMGKKVVKPSQRKQMAQDAVRHRSVSIRFACQLFAVSESCYRYQPQLNEENTVIADWLLRITDSQRNWGFGLCFLYLRNVKGFKFNHKRVYRIYCELSLNRRIKPKKRLKRDKPEPLAVPESRNECWSMDFMHDQLSDGRSVRLLNVIDDFNREALAIEVDFSLPANRVVRTLEQLIEWKGKPAAIRCDNGPEYTGKILMSWAAQQNITLRFIQPGKPQQNAYIERYNRTVRYDWLGQHLFTSLDELQGYATRWQWFYNHERPNMALNGFTPMQHIQRMT, translated from the exons ATGAAAAAATCACGCTTTACCGACAGCCAGATCATCGCCATCCTCAAGCAGGCTGAGGCCGGAACGCCAGTTGCTGAACTGTGCCGCGAACATGGTATGAGCAATGCCAGCTTCTACAAGTGGCGTTCACGCTTTGGCGGAATGGACGCATCCATGATGGCCCGACTAAAAGAGCTGGAAGATGAAAACCGCCGCCTGAAAAAGATGTATGCCGAAGAACGGCTCAAAGCCGAAATTATTCAGGAGGCTATGG GCAAAAAAGTGGTGAAGCCATCGCAGCGAAAGCAGATGGCACAGGACGCGGTCAGACACCGAAGCGTCAGCATACGTTTTGCCTGCCAGTTGTTTGCTGTCAGCGAAAGTTGCTATCGCTATCAGCCTCAACTGAATGAAGAAAACACGGTTATTGCTGACTGGCTGCTCCGTATCACCGACAGTCAGCGCAACTGGGGTTTTGGTCTGTGCTTTTTGTACCTGCGTAACGTAAAAGGCTTTAAGTTCAATCACAAAAGGGTATACCGGATTTATTGCGAGTTGTCGCTGAACAGGCGAATTAAACCGAAAAAACGACTGAAACGGGATAAGCCCGAGCCGCTGGCGGTGCCTGAAAGCCGCAATGAATGCTGGTCGATGGACTTCATGCACGATCAACTGTCGGATGGTCGTTCCGTCCGATTGCTGAATGTTATCGATGACTTTAATCGTGAAGCGCTGGCCATTGAGGTAGATTTTTCTCTTCCCGCAAATCGTGTGGTGAGGACACTCGAACAACTGATTGAGTGGAAAGGTAAACCAGCAGCAATACGATGTGATAATGGGCCAGAATATACCGGCAAGATACTGATGTCATGGGCTGCTCAGCAGAATATCACCCTGCGTTTTATTCAACCCGGAAAACCTCAGCAGAATGCATATATTGAGCGATATAACCGGACTGTACGTTATGACTGGCTGGGACAGCACCTGTTTACATCACTGGACGAATTGCAGGGCTATGCCACACGCTGGCAATGGTTTTATAATCACGAGCGTCCGAATATGGCACTGAATGGTTTCACGCCAATGCAGCATATTCAACGCATGACCTGA
- the tssH gene encoding type VI secretion system ATPase TssH: MENPAILLRRLNPYCARAMEGAASLCQTRAHAEILPEHWLLKLLEQGEGDLTVLARRYEWDMDALWQDLLGWLDKQPRSVRQRPQLSENIQALMQEAWLIASLNSEEQIRSVHLLMALAEKQSLVRCDGLWMLLTLGQSQLERLRPLLDAQSDERPEVQQEAELARNHGGEVELAGHPADADVNAGELSPALQNALDKFTLDITAKAKAGNIDPVFGRDTEIRQMVDILSRRRKNNPILVGEPGVGKTALVEGLALRIAEGNVPESLKPVVLRTLDLGLLQAGAGVKGEFEQRLKNVIDAVQQSPVPVLLFIDEAHTIIGAGNQAGGADAANLLKPALARGELRTIAATTWSEYKQYFERDAALERRFQMVKVDEPDDDTACLMLRGLKSRYAEHHNVHITDGAVRAAVTLSRRYLTGRQLPDKAVDLLDTASARVRMSLDTVPEPLTRIRAQITALEMEKQALLEDIAVGNQNHDERLAAIEQEENSLIVELDVLETRYGEALKFTGQLLESRQDISRQGETRQLQQALNSMQLLPVDVDARTVATVIADWTGVPLSSLMKDEQTELLTLENEIGKRVVGQDVALVAIAQRLRAAKTGLTSENGPQGVFLLVGPSGVGKTETALALADVMYGGEKSLITINLSEYQEPHTVSQLKGSPPGYVGYGQGGILTEAVRKRPYSVVLLDEVEKAHRDVMNLFYQVFDRGFMRDGEGREIDFRNTVIMMTSNLGSDHLMQLLDEQPDASEGDLHELLRPILRDHFQPALLARFQTVIYRPLAEAAMRTIVEMKLSQVSKRLYRHYGLTTHIDRGLYDALTAACLLPDTGARNVDSLLSQQILPVLSQQLLTYMAAKQKPHSLTLGWNDEEGIGLEFDATDTTGEA; encoded by the coding sequence ATGGAAAACCCGGCAATTCTCCTTCGGCGTCTGAACCCTTATTGTGCCCGCGCGATGGAGGGGGCCGCCTCGCTCTGCCAGACTCGCGCCCATGCGGAAATCCTGCCGGAGCACTGGCTGCTGAAGCTGCTGGAGCAGGGGGAAGGGGATCTGACCGTACTGGCACGCCGCTACGAATGGGATATGGACGCGCTGTGGCAGGATTTGCTGGGCTGGCTGGATAAACAGCCGCGCTCGGTACGCCAGCGCCCGCAGCTCTCGGAAAATATTCAGGCACTGATGCAGGAAGCCTGGCTGATTGCCTCGCTCAACAGTGAAGAGCAGATCCGCAGTGTTCACCTGCTGATGGCGCTGGCCGAAAAACAGAGCCTGGTGCGCTGCGATGGGCTGTGGATGTTGCTGACACTGGGCCAGAGCCAGCTGGAGCGTCTGCGTCCGCTGCTTGATGCGCAGTCTGATGAGCGCCCCGAGGTGCAGCAGGAAGCGGAACTGGCCCGGAACCATGGTGGGGAGGTAGAGCTTGCCGGGCACCCTGCCGATGCGGATGTCAACGCGGGGGAGCTTAGTCCGGCCCTGCAAAACGCGCTGGATAAATTCACCCTTGATATCACAGCAAAAGCGAAAGCGGGCAACATCGATCCGGTATTTGGCCGTGATACTGAAATCCGCCAGATGGTGGATATTCTCTCCCGGCGTCGCAAGAACAACCCGATCCTGGTGGGGGAGCCGGGCGTTGGCAAAACTGCGCTGGTGGAAGGGCTCGCGCTGCGTATTGCCGAAGGTAACGTGCCGGAGTCGCTCAAACCTGTTGTTCTGCGCACTCTTGACCTTGGCCTGTTGCAGGCGGGCGCAGGGGTGAAAGGCGAATTTGAACAGCGCCTGAAAAACGTAATTGACGCTGTGCAGCAGTCACCGGTGCCGGTGCTGCTGTTTATCGACGAAGCCCACACCATCATTGGTGCCGGTAATCAGGCGGGCGGGGCGGACGCCGCGAACCTGCTGAAACCGGCGCTGGCACGCGGTGAACTGCGTACCATCGCTGCCACTACCTGGTCCGAATACAAGCAGTATTTCGAGCGCGATGCTGCCCTGGAGCGCCGTTTCCAGATGGTGAAAGTGGACGAGCCGGACGACGACACCGCCTGCCTGATGCTGCGTGGCCTGAAATCCCGCTATGCGGAGCACCACAACGTGCACATCACCGACGGAGCCGTGCGCGCCGCCGTCACGCTTTCCCGCCGCTACCTGACGGGCCGCCAGCTGCCGGACAAAGCCGTTGACCTGCTCGATACCGCCAGCGCCCGAGTGCGTATGAGCCTTGATACTGTGCCGGAACCATTAACCCGCATCCGCGCGCAGATAACCGCCCTGGAAATGGAAAAGCAGGCATTGCTGGAAGATATCGCCGTGGGTAATCAGAACCATGATGAACGCCTGGCGGCCATTGAGCAGGAGGAGAACAGCCTTATTGTTGAGCTGGACGTGCTGGAAACCCGGTATGGCGAAGCACTGAAATTCACCGGCCAACTGCTGGAAAGCCGCCAGGATATCTCCCGCCAGGGGGAGACCCGTCAACTGCAGCAGGCGCTGAACAGCATGCAGCTGCTGCCGGTGGATGTGGATGCGCGCACTGTAGCTACAGTTATTGCCGACTGGACCGGTGTGCCGCTCTCCTCGCTGATGAAAGACGAGCAGACCGAACTGCTGACGCTGGAAAATGAAATCGGCAAGCGCGTGGTCGGGCAGGATGTGGCGCTTGTTGCTATTGCTCAGCGCCTGCGGGCGGCAAAAACCGGCCTCACGTCAGAAAATGGCCCGCAGGGGGTATTCCTGCTGGTGGGGCCGAGCGGTGTGGGGAAAACCGAAACCGCGCTGGCGCTGGCGGACGTGATGTACGGCGGCGAAAAATCGCTTATTACCATCAACCTGTCGGAGTACCAGGAGCCGCACACGGTTTCCCAACTGAAAGGATCGCCGCCGGGCTACGTAGGTTACGGCCAGGGGGGGATCCTCACCGAAGCGGTGCGCAAACGCCCCTACAGCGTGGTGCTGCTGGATGAGGTGGAAAAAGCGCACCGCGACGTGATGAACCTCTTCTATCAGGTGTTCGATCGCGGCTTTATGCGCGACGGGGAAGGGCGTGAAATCGACTTCCGTAACACCGTAATTATGATGACCTCGAACCTTGGCAGCGACCACCTGATGCAGCTGCTTGATGAGCAACCGGACGCCAGCGAAGGCGATCTGCACGAGCTGCTGCGCCCGATTCTGCGTGATCACTTCCAGCCGGCACTGCTGGCGCGCTTCCAGACGGTGATTTACCGCCCGCTGGCCGAAGCGGCCATGCGTACCATCGTGGAAATGAAGCTGTCACAGGTCAGCAAGCGCCTGTATCGACACTACGGTCTGACTACGCATATCGACAGGGGGCTGTATGACGCCCTGACGGCTGCCTGCCTGCTGCCGGATACCGGTGCGCGTAACGTCGACAGTCTGCTCAGCCAGCAAATCCTCCCCGTGCTGAGCCAGCAGCTTTTAACGTATATGGCCGCGAAACAAAAACCACACTCCCTGACGCTCGGCTGGAATGATGAAGAGGGGATTGGGCTGGAATTTGATGCCACGGATACCACAGGAGAGGCGTAA